One Hallerella porci DNA window includes the following coding sequences:
- the purN gene encoding phosphoribosylglycinamide formyltransferase, which yields MFTFGVFASGGGSNFKAILSHEKDGTLGGECRFLITNNAGSGAAEIAKNFGIPVYHISGKTHPNPAEYEQAILKVLKENAVNLIALCGYMKRIPDAVLQATENRMLNVHPSLLPKFGGAGFFGIHVHEAVIAAKEKESGATIHLVSGDYDSGKILAQTKVPVFESDSPADLAARVLVQEHALYWKTLKNYAENFLHKNGKV from the coding sequence ATGTTTACTTTTGGCGTTTTTGCTTCGGGTGGCGGCAGTAATTTTAAGGCTATCCTTTCGCATGAAAAAGACGGAACATTGGGCGGTGAGTGCCGCTTTTTAATCACGAATAACGCGGGCTCAGGCGCCGCAGAAATTGCAAAAAATTTTGGCATTCCGGTGTATCATATTTCGGGAAAAACGCACCCGAATCCCGCCGAATATGAACAAGCGATTTTAAAAGTTTTAAAAGAAAATGCGGTCAATTTGATTGCGCTTTGCGGCTACATGAAACGTATTCCCGATGCGGTTTTACAGGCGACAGAAAATCGCATGTTGAATGTGCATCCGTCGCTTTTACCGAAATTCGGTGGCGCAGGATTTTTCGGAATTCATGTTCACGAAGCGGTCATCGCAGCGAAAGAAAAAGAAAGCGGAGCGACGATTCATTTAGTCAGCGGCGATTACGATAGCGGAAAAATTTTAGCTCAAACAAAAGTTCCGGTTTTCGAATCGGATTCGCCGGCGGATTTAGCGGCGCGCGTTCTCGTGCAAGAGCACGCGCTTTATTGGAAAACTTTAAAAAATTACGCTGAAAATTTTTTGCACAAAAACGGAAAAGTTTAA